The following coding sequences lie in one Vitis vinifera cultivar Pinot Noir 40024 chromosome 19, ASM3070453v1 genomic window:
- the LOC100244624 gene encoding mitochondrial import inner membrane translocase subunit TIM50, translating into MSTTIRSRGLCSFISKNNRLFCSKVSSSPPKPPPSPASVAAVDQSPANQPIISSAALVDGQNPPPIPPPAPPSAKKSWNFLKFGLIGALTVGVATAGYASYAYTLDEVDEKTKAFRASAKDSVEDDASAFDKFKALAYTSAVTVPAKAIDLYLDMRRLIEEQVHGFTEPLSDKLLPDLHPMEQHVLTLVLDLNETLIYSDWKRDRGWRTFKRPGVDAFLEHLAQFYEIVVYSDQLSMYVDPVVERLDKKQCIRHRLSRAATRYQDGKHYRDLSKLNRDPAKILYVSGHALETSLQPENCVQIKPWKLEEDDTQLLDLIPFLEYVARNRPADIRPVLASYQGHDIAKEFIERSKEYQRRMQEQKQHGRFWRR; encoded by the exons ATGTCTACAACCATTCGATCTCGTGGCCTCTGCTCCTTCATCTCCAAGAACAACCGCCTCTTCTGCTCGAAAGTCTCCTCTTCTCCTCCCAAACCACCACCCTCCCCCGCTTCAGTCGCTGCCGTCGATCAATCTCCGGCTAACCAGCCGATCATATCTTCTGCTGCTCTCGTTGATGGCCAAAATCCACCTCCTATTCCTCCGCCGGCGCCTCCGTCCGCCAAGAAGTCATGGAACTTCCTCAAGTTCGGTCTCATTGGAGCTCTCACCGTCGGCGTTGCTACCGCTGGTTACGCTTCTTATG CATACACACTGGATGAAGTAGATGAGAAGACGAAGGCTTTTCGAGCATCTGCTAAGGATAGTGTGGAGGATGATGCATCTGCTTTTGAT AAATTTAAAGCTTTGGCATACACTTCTGCAGTCACAG TCCCTGCTAAAGCAATTGATCTCTACTTAGACATGAGGAGATTAATTGAAGAACAAGTGCAT GGTTTTACTGAACCATTATCAGATAAGCTGCTTCCTGATTTGCACCCAATGGAGCAACATGTGCTCACACTTGTTCTCGATCTGAATGAGACATTAATATACTCTGATTGGAAG CGTGATAGAGGTTGGCGAACATTCAAAAGACCTGGAGTTGATGCCTTCTTGGAACACCTAGCTCAGTTTTATGAAATTGTAGTGTATTCGGACCAACTGAGTATG TATGTTGATCCTGTTGTTGAGAGATTGGATAAGAAGCAGTGTATACGACATAGGCTATCAAGGGCTGCGACTAGATATCAGGATGGAAAACATTACAGA GACCTCTCAAAGCTGAACAGAGATCCTGCGAAGATTCTTTATGTGAGTGGCCATGCGCTAGAAACTAGCCTTCAGCCTGAAAATTGTGTCCAAATTAAGCCATGGAAGCTTGAAGAAGATGACACACAACTTTTGGATCTTATTCCTTTTCTTGAAT ATGTTGCCCGCAATAGACCAGCTGATATCAGACCAGTCCTAGCATCTTATCAAGGACATGATATTGCCAAGGAATTCATCGAGCGTTCTAAAGAGTATCAGAG GCGGATGCAAGAACAGAAGCAGCATGGCCGTTTCTGGAGACGTTGA
- the LOC100248132 gene encoding zinc transporter 11, whose translation MSRSLLTLSLGLLVLAAVAAAHGGHHADDDDDVDVDAPSSEGVDLRAKPLILVKIYCLILEFVGTFIAGVSPYFLKMNETFLVLGTQFAGGVFLGTAMMHFLSDSNETFGDLTSVEYPFAFMLACAGYLMTMFSDGLIFYVYGKGASGGEGDVELQANMQGKSSSNGGNSVSLGQVQNRTEVPFANAPLKTATSLGDSILLIFALCFHSVFEGIAVGVAETQADAWRALWTICLHKIFAAIAMGIALLRMIPDRPLLSCVAYAFAFAISSPVGVAIGIVIDATTQGAVADWIFAISMGLACGIFIYVSINHLLSKGYTCQRTVPFDTPNYKFLAVLLGIGVIAVVMIWDT comes from the exons ATGTCTCGCTCTCTCCTCACCCTCTCTCTTGGCCTCCTCGTCCTCGCAGCCGTCGCCGCAGCCCATGGCGGCCATCATgccgatgatgatgatgatgttgaTGTTGACGCACCGTCGTCGGAGGGCGTTGACCTGAGGGCGAAGCCACTGATTCTGGTGAAGATCTACTGTCTGATTCTGGAGTTTGTCGGGACGTTCATCGCCGGCGTGTCGCCTTACTTCTTGAAGATGAATGAGACGTTTTTAGTGCTGGGAACGCAGTTCGCCGGCGGAGTGTTTCTGGGGACGGCGATGATGCATTTTCTGAGCGACTCGAATGAGACGTTCGGGGATTTGACGAGCGTGGAGTATCCGTTCGCGTTCATGCTGGCGTGTGCGGGGTATTTGATGACGATGTTCTCCGATGGTTTGATTTTCTATGTGTATGGAAAGGGGGCGAGTGGTGGTGAGGGAGATGTCGAGCTTCAAG CAAACATGCAAGGAAAAAGCAGTAGCAATGGCGGAAATTCAGTGTCTCTGGGTCAG GTTCAGAATCGCACAGAGGTCCCCTTCGCAAATGCCCCTCTGAAAACTGCCACGTCACTTGGGGACAGCATATTACTCATCTTTGCTTTGTGTTTCCACTCTGTATTCGAGGGCATTGCGGTTGGAGTTGCAGAGACCCAAGCCGACGCTTGGAGAGCTCTATGGACGATCTGTCTCCACAAGATATTTGCAGCCATTGCAATGGGAATAGCTCTCCTCCGGATGATTCCAGACAGACCCCTCCTCTCCTGTGTAGCCTATGCCTTTGCATTTGCCATTTCTAGTCCAGTTGGAGTGGCCATCGGTATTGTCATAGATGCCACTACCCAGGGCGCTGTGGCTGACTGGATATTCGCCATATCAATGGGGCTAGCATGTGGGATCTTCATATATGTCTCAATAAACCATCTATTGTCCAAGGGATACACTTGCCAGAGAACAGTTCCCTTTGACACCCCCAACTACAAGTTCTTAGCAGTGTTGTTGGGCATCGGGGTAATCGCGGTTGTGATGATCTGGGACACCTGA
- the LOC100253257 gene encoding zinc transporter 11, protein MSRSLLSLSLLLLVLAAVAAAHGGDHADDDDGDAPSSDSVDLRAKPLILVKIYCLILVFVGTFIGGVSPYFLKWNETFLVLGTQFAGGVFLGTAMMHFLSDSNETFGDLTSVEYPFAFMLACAGYLMTMFADCLVSYVYGKGANGGDGDVELQENMQGKSSSNGGNSESLAQDQNCTEVHSVNAPLRTATSLGDNILLIFALCFHSVFEGIAIGVAETEADAWRALWTVCLHKIFAAIAMGIALLRMIPDRPLLSCVAYAFAFAISSPVGVAIGIVIDATTQGAVADWIYAISMGLACGIFIYVSINHLLSKGYTCQRTVPFDTPNYKFLAVLLGVGVIAVVMIWDT, encoded by the exons ATGTCTCGCTCtctcctctccctctctcttctcCTCCTCGTCCTCGCAGCCGTCGCCGCAGCCCATGGCGGCGATCATgccgatgatgatgatggtgacgCGCCGTCGTCGGACAGCGTTGACTTGAGGGCGAAACCACTGATTCTGGTGAAGATCTACTGTCTGATTCTGGTGTTTGTCGGGACGTTCATCGGCGGCGTGTCGCCTTACTTCTTGAAGTGGAACGAGACGTTTCTAGTGCTGGGAACGCAGTTCGCCGGCGGAGTGTTTCTAGGGACGGCGATGATGCATTTTCTGAGCGACTCGAATGAGACGTTTGGGGATTTGACGAGCGTGGAGTATCCGTTCGCGTTCATGCTGGCGTGTGCGGGGTATTTGATGACGATGTTCGCCGATTGTTTGGTTTCCTATGTGTATGGAAAGGGGGCGAATGGTGGCGATGGAGATGTCGAGCTTCAAG AAAATATGCAAGGAAAAAGCAGTAGCAATGGCGGAAATTCAGAGTCTCTGGCTCAG GATCAGAATTGCACAGAGGTCCACTCTGTAAACGCCCCTCTGAGAACCGCCACATCGCTTGGGGACAACATATTACTCATCTTTGCACTGTGTTTCCACTCTGTATTTGAGGGCATTGCAATTGGAGTTGCAGAGACCGAAGCTGACGCTTGGAGAGCTCTATGGACGGTCTGTCTCCACAAGATATTTGCAGCCATTGCAATGGGAATAGCTCTCCTTCGGATGATTCCAGACAGACCCCTCCTCTCCTGTGTAGCCTATGCCTTTGCATTTGCCATTTCTAGCCCAGTTGGAGTGGCCATTGGTATCGTCATAGATGCCACTACCCAGGGCGCTGTGGCTGACTGGATATACGCCATATCAATGGGGCTAGCATGTGGGATCTTCATCTATGTCTCAATAAACCATCTACTGTCCAAGGGATACACTTGCCAGAGGACAGTTCCCTTTGACACCCCCAACTACAAGTTCTTAGCAGTGTTGTTGGGTGTCGGGGTAATCGCTGTTGTGATGATCTGGGACACCTGA